A region from the Arachis ipaensis cultivar K30076 chromosome B01, Araip1.1, whole genome shotgun sequence genome encodes:
- the LOC107624967 gene encoding uncharacterized protein LOC107624967 isoform X1: MFSSLWKEKKEESSRTMEMLLTLVLFCILLQPARVSSTAQGIDQGYIDSNAGRTLQQEQDGNHQIYCSRERSRAAQKIIQEYLMPFVEKEKYHISRSCKLHPDNDLYRDQEQHKSHININEWQCGYCKKIFYEEKYLDQHFDNRHSNLLNLNQSQCLADLCGALHCDIEINSGLKKSKCNPAAAARNKHLCESLADSCFPVNDGPAASRLHEFFLHQFCDAHSCTGSRKPFSRGRRKKTNAFYIVASILLLMLLLLYYLYIYLYQRGMKRETQLLRRISQTGRKKKPS, encoded by the exons ATGTTCTCGTCTCTttggaaggaaaagaaagaagaatctTCGAGAACAATGGAGATGCTGTTGACGTTGGTTCTATTCTGCATTCTTCTTCAGCCCGCAAGGGTTTCTTCAACTGCTCAAGGCATTGATCAA GGTTATATAGATTCAAATGCTGGAAG AACTCTGCAGCAGGAACAGGATGGTAATCATCAAATATATTGCTCTAGAGAAAGAAGCAGAGCAGCACAGAAGATCATTCAGGAG TATTTGATGCCGTTCGTGGAGAAAGAAAAATATCATATCTCAAGAAGTTGTAAGCTTCACCCTGACAATGATCTATACAGAGATCAGGAACAACATAAATCCCACATTAACATAAATGAATGGCAATGTGGTTACTGTAAGAAAATTTTCTATGAAGAGAAATATCTTGACCAACATTTTGATAACAGACACTCCAATTTGCTAAATTTG AATCAGAGCCAGTGCTTAGCAGATCTATGTGGTGCATTGCATTGTGACATTGAAATCAATTCTGGGTTGAAAAAATCAAAATGTAATCCTGCTGCTGCTGCAAGAAATAAACATCTGTGCGAG AGCTTAGCAGATAGTTGTTTTCCTGTTAATGACGGTCCTGCAGCAAGCCGACTCCATG AATTCTTCTTGCACCAATTCTGTGATGCACACAGCTGCACTGGAAGCAGGAAACCTTTCTCCAGAGGTCGCCGG AAGAAGACAAATGCATTCTACATCGTTGCTTCCATTTTGCTTTTGATGCTGCTGCTACTTTACTATCTCTATATCTACTTATATCAGAG AGGGATGAAAAGGGAAACTCAACTGTTGAGGCGCATCTCTCAAACTGGCAGAAAGAAAAAACCATCTTAA
- the LOC107624967 gene encoding uncharacterized protein LOC107624967 isoform X2 — protein MSLFRTLQQEQDGNHQIYCSRERSRAAQKIIQEYLMPFVEKEKYHISRSCKLHPDNDLYRDQEQHKSHININEWQCGYCKKIFYEEKYLDQHFDNRHSNLLNLNQSQCLADLCGALHCDIEINSGLKKSKCNPAAAARNKHLCESLADSCFPVNDGPAASRLHEFFLHQFCDAHSCTGSRKPFSRGRRKKTNAFYIVASILLLMLLLLYYLYIYLYQRGMKRETQLLRRISQTGRKKKPS, from the exons ATGTCACTATTCAGAACTCTGCAGCAGGAACAGGATGGTAATCATCAAATATATTGCTCTAGAGAAAGAAGCAGAGCAGCACAGAAGATCATTCAGGAG TATTTGATGCCGTTCGTGGAGAAAGAAAAATATCATATCTCAAGAAGTTGTAAGCTTCACCCTGACAATGATCTATACAGAGATCAGGAACAACATAAATCCCACATTAACATAAATGAATGGCAATGTGGTTACTGTAAGAAAATTTTCTATGAAGAGAAATATCTTGACCAACATTTTGATAACAGACACTCCAATTTGCTAAATTTG AATCAGAGCCAGTGCTTAGCAGATCTATGTGGTGCATTGCATTGTGACATTGAAATCAATTCTGGGTTGAAAAAATCAAAATGTAATCCTGCTGCTGCTGCAAGAAATAAACATCTGTGCGAG AGCTTAGCAGATAGTTGTTTTCCTGTTAATGACGGTCCTGCAGCAAGCCGACTCCATG AATTCTTCTTGCACCAATTCTGTGATGCACACAGCTGCACTGGAAGCAGGAAACCTTTCTCCAGAGGTCGCCGG AAGAAGACAAATGCATTCTACATCGTTGCTTCCATTTTGCTTTTGATGCTGCTGCTACTTTACTATCTCTATATCTACTTATATCAGAG AGGGATGAAAAGGGAAACTCAACTGTTGAGGCGCATCTCTCAAACTGGCAGAAAGAAAAAACCATCTTAA
- the LOC107624983 gene encoding small heat shock protein, chloroplastic isoform X2, with product MASTLPNMSFCAHPSSIRVSNTKLLPISRARNITFHNNVKATAGNDASFQRTKQHQQLQPKMNKGLQSSPKVLLLNQFPEARTMRQMLDTMERIVENPLSYSSASPLIVTENGEYNKGKLPWLIKEGKKDYKMRFNMPGMNKNDVKIWVEENMLVVKAEKEQRVHHEDQENGSEGHEDDWPASSYGRYNDRIALPENIEFDKIKAQVKDGVLYITVPKASNAAKKIDIDVE from the exons atggccTCAACACTTCCAAATATGAGTTTCTGTGCTCACCCTTCATCTATAAGAGTTTCCAATACCAAATTGCTACCAATCTCAAGAGCAAGGAATATAACTTTCCACAACAATGTAAAGGCTACTGCGGGAAATGATGCAAGCTTCCAGAGGACAAAGCAGCATCAACAATTGCAGCCTAAGATGAATAAGGGACTACAGTCTTCCCCCAAAG TGCTACTGTTGAACCAGTTTCCAGAAGCAAGAACAATGAGACAAATGTTGGACACAATGGAGAGGATTGTGGAGAATCCATTGTCATACAGCAGCGCTTCACCTTTGATCGTAACCGAAAACGGTGAATACAATAAAGGGAAGCTGCCGTGGTTAATAAAAGAAGGGAAGAAAGATTACAAGATGAGGTTTAATATGCCAGGTATGAACAAGAACGATGTAAAGATATGGGTTGAAGAGAACATGCTGGTTGTGAAGGCAGAGAAGGAACAAAGAGTGCACCATGAAGATCAGGAAAATGGAAGTGAAGGGCATGAAGATGACTGGCCTGCCAGTAGCTATGGTAGATACAATGACAGGATCGCCCTTCCGGAAAACATTGAGTTCGACAAGATTAAGGCGCAGGTCAAAGATGGAGTTCTTTACATAACAGTTCCAAAAGCAAGTAACGCTGCAAAAAAGATTGACATAGATGTAGAGTAA
- the LOC107624983 gene encoding small heat shock protein, chloroplastic isoform X1: MASTLPNMSFCAHPSSIRVSNTKLLPISRARNITFHNNVKATAGNDASFQRTKQHQQLQPKMNKGLQSSPKGNGKKKLLLLNQFPEARTMRQMLDTMERIVENPLSYSSASPLIVTENGEYNKGKLPWLIKEGKKDYKMRFNMPGMNKNDVKIWVEENMLVVKAEKEQRVHHEDQENGSEGHEDDWPASSYGRYNDRIALPENIEFDKIKAQVKDGVLYITVPKASNAAKKIDIDVE; this comes from the exons atggccTCAACACTTCCAAATATGAGTTTCTGTGCTCACCCTTCATCTATAAGAGTTTCCAATACCAAATTGCTACCAATCTCAAGAGCAAGGAATATAACTTTCCACAACAATGTAAAGGCTACTGCGGGAAATGATGCAAGCTTCCAGAGGACAAAGCAGCATCAACAATTGCAGCCTAAGATGAATAAGGGACTACAGTCTTCCCCCAAAGGTAATGGGAAAAAGAAAC TGCTACTGTTGAACCAGTTTCCAGAAGCAAGAACAATGAGACAAATGTTGGACACAATGGAGAGGATTGTGGAGAATCCATTGTCATACAGCAGCGCTTCACCTTTGATCGTAACCGAAAACGGTGAATACAATAAAGGGAAGCTGCCGTGGTTAATAAAAGAAGGGAAGAAAGATTACAAGATGAGGTTTAATATGCCAGGTATGAACAAGAACGATGTAAAGATATGGGTTGAAGAGAACATGCTGGTTGTGAAGGCAGAGAAGGAACAAAGAGTGCACCATGAAGATCAGGAAAATGGAAGTGAAGGGCATGAAGATGACTGGCCTGCCAGTAGCTATGGTAGATACAATGACAGGATCGCCCTTCCGGAAAACATTGAGTTCGACAAGATTAAGGCGCAGGTCAAAGATGGAGTTCTTTACATAACAGTTCCAAAAGCAAGTAACGCTGCAAAAAAGATTGACATAGATGTAGAGTAA